One segment of Clostridium ljungdahlii DSM 13528 DNA contains the following:
- a CDS encoding sugar ABC transporter ATP-binding protein: MDESDIVLNMEGICKSFPGVKALSNVDFQLKKGEIHALMGENGAGKSTLIKVLTGVYEIDEGIITLNGKKIIIKSTHDAQENGISTVYQEVNLCPNITVAENIYIGREPMKRGFIDWNTMNENASKLLEERLNLKIDVKKLLSSYSVAIQQMVAIARAVDISSGILILDEPTSSLDSNEVKQLFSIMRKLKSEGMSIVFVTHFIDQVYEISDRITILRNGELVGTYAVKDLPQMDLISKMIGKKYEEMVKENKQLSRDYYSNEEKNLIETKQFGRKGTIDSFSMNIKKGEVLGLAGLLGSGRTECAKLLFGIDKSDHGTLIIDGKEYSYIYPQKAIQEGLGLCPEDRKAAGIVGELTIRENIILALQSIKGIFKYIPMKKQQEIAEKYVKLLNIKTPSIEQRIDNLSGGNQQKVILARWLATDPQILILDEPTRGIDVGAKDEIKKLIIKLAKKGMSIIFISSELSEIESCCDRVLVLRDRKIIGELAGEEVQESNILRTIAEGGNISA, from the coding sequence ATGGATGAAAGCGATATTGTTCTTAACATGGAAGGCATATGCAAATCTTTTCCCGGGGTTAAAGCTCTTTCAAATGTAGATTTTCAACTTAAAAAAGGTGAGATACATGCTCTTATGGGGGAAAATGGGGCTGGAAAGTCAACTCTAATTAAAGTGCTTACAGGGGTCTACGAAATAGATGAAGGAATCATAACTTTAAATGGAAAAAAAATTATTATTAAATCAACCCATGATGCTCAGGAAAATGGGATAAGCACTGTTTATCAAGAAGTCAATTTATGTCCAAACATTACTGTAGCTGAGAATATTTATATTGGAAGGGAACCAATGAAAAGAGGATTTATTGATTGGAATACCATGAATGAAAATGCATCAAAATTATTGGAAGAAAGATTGAATTTGAAAATAGATGTAAAAAAATTATTATCTAGCTATTCTGTTGCAATTCAGCAAATGGTGGCTATAGCAAGAGCTGTAGATATATCAAGTGGAATATTGATTCTTGATGAACCAACGTCTAGTTTGGATAGTAATGAAGTTAAACAGTTATTTAGTATTATGAGAAAGTTAAAATCCGAAGGCATGTCAATTGTGTTTGTAACTCACTTCATAGATCAGGTTTATGAAATTTCAGATAGGATAACAATACTTAGAAATGGAGAATTGGTTGGAACTTATGCTGTAAAAGATTTACCTCAAATGGACCTAATTTCTAAGATGATAGGAAAAAAGTACGAAGAAATGGTAAAAGAAAATAAGCAGTTATCTCGTGATTATTACAGTAATGAAGAAAAAAACTTGATAGAAACTAAACAATTTGGCAGAAAAGGAACTATAGATTCTTTTAGTATGAATATAAAAAAGGGCGAAGTACTTGGACTAGCAGGACTTTTAGGTTCTGGAAGAACTGAATGTGCTAAATTGTTGTTTGGTATAGATAAATCAGATCATGGAACATTGATCATTGATGGTAAGGAATATTCATATATTTATCCTCAAAAAGCTATTCAGGAAGGTTTAGGACTTTGTCCCGAAGATAGAAAAGCAGCTGGTATAGTTGGAGAACTAACTATAAGAGAAAATATAATTTTGGCTCTTCAATCCATTAAAGGAATATTTAAATACATTCCAATGAAAAAGCAGCAGGAAATTGCTGAAAAGTATGTTAAACTCCTAAATATTAAAACTCCTAGTATAGAACAGAGAATTGACAATTTGAGTGGTGGAAATCAACAAAAGGTTATACTGGCAAGATGGCTTGCTACAGACCCTCAGATTTTAATCTTGGACGAGCCTACAAGAGGTATTGACGTAGGTGCCAAGGATGAAATAAAAAAATTAATTATAAAACTAGCAAAAAAAGGCATGTCAATTATATTTATATCTTCCGAACTTTCAGAAATAGAAAGTTGCTGCGATAGGGTGCTCGTACTTAGAGATAGAAAAATTATAGGGGAGTTAGCGGGAGAAGAGGTACAAGAATCTAATATACTTAGGACTATTGCGGAAGGAGGCAATATTAGTGCATAA